A single region of the Oxyura jamaicensis isolate SHBP4307 breed ruddy duck chromosome 6, BPBGC_Ojam_1.0, whole genome shotgun sequence genome encodes:
- the SLC16A9 gene encoding monocarboxylate transporter 9 codes for MVFRKPPDGGWGWVIVVVSFFTQFLCYGSPLAVGVLYLEWLDAFGEGKGKTAWVGSLANGIGLLASPVCSICVSSFGARPVAIFSGFMVAGGLMMSSFAPNIYFLYLSYGIVVGLGCGLLYTATVTITCQYFDKRRGLALGLISTGSSVGLFIYAALQRELIDLYGLDGCLLIVGALSLNILACGSLMRPLESSDSPSSEKTCVDKVPDQCFVYHEKEKTVEENISILEKGCIDEKCANNVPDYKQDNILNKNVLSSINVNEKDTYKKKVVEQTNFCKQLAKRKWQLYLNYWEETIVLFKNKVFSALFVAILLFDIGGFPPSLLMEDVARSANIDEEDYHMPLISIIGIMTAVGKLILGILADFKWINTLYLYVITLLMTGVALFAIPFAKSYLTLAMLSGILGFLTGNWSIFPYVTTKTVGIEKLTHAYGILMFFAGLGNSLGPPIVGWFYDWTQEYDTAFYFSGFCVLLGGFLLLLAALPCWNACTNQGSKLPPNTYSYKAASSA; via the exons ATGGTGTTTCGGAAACCACCCGATGGTGGTTGGGGCTGGGTGATTGTTGTCGTTTCCTTCTTTACTCAGTTCTTGTGTTACGGATCACCTCTGGCAGTTGGAGTCTTGTATTTAGAATGGCTGGATGCttttggagaagggaaaggcaaGACTGCTTGGGTTGGATCATTAGCAAATGGAATTGGATTGCTTGCCA GTCCTGTCTGTAGCATATGTGTATCATCTTTTGGAGCAAGACCAGTAGCAATCTTCAGTGGCTTTATGGTGGCTGGTGGCCTTATGATGAGTAGTTTTGCACCTAACATATACTTTCTGTATCTTTCATATGGGATTGTTGTTG GGCTTGGATGTGGCCTTTTGTATACTGCAACGGTTACCATCACTTGCCAATATTTTGACAAACGCAGAGGCCTTGCACTTGGTCTGATTTCTACAG gcTCAAGTGTTGGACTCTTTATATATGCAGCATTGCAAAGAGAGCTTATTGACCTGTATGGACTGGATGGTTGTTTGCTAATAGTTGGTGCACTGTCTCTAAATATATTAGCATGTGGCAGCCTAATGAGACCATTGGAGTCATCAGATTCCCCTTCATCAGAAAAAACATGTGTAGACAAAGTCCCAGACCAATGTTTTGTTtaccatgaaaaagaaaagactgttGAAGAAAACATAAGCATCCTTGAAAAGGGCTGTATTGATGAGAAATGTGCGAACAATGTGCCTGATTACAAAcaagataacattttaaataagaatgtATTAAGCTCaataaatgtaaatgagaaAGACACTTATAAAAAGAAAGTTGTGGAACAGACAAACTTCTGCAAGCAACTTGCCAAAAGAAAGTGGCAGCTCTATTTGAACTACTGGGAGGAAACCATTGTTCTTTTTAAGAACAAAGTATTTTCAGCTCTCTTTGTTGCCATCTTGCTCTTTGATATTGGTGGATTTCCTCCGTCCCTGCTCATGGAAGATGTAGCAAGAAGTGCAAACATTGATGAAGAAGACTATCATATGCCCCTTATTTCCATTATAGGCATTATGACTGCAGTTGGCAAACTTATTTTAGGAATACTGGCAGATTTTAAGTGGATTAACACTTTATATCTATATGTAATCACCTTACTTATGACAGGAGTGGCCTTGTTTGCAATTCCATTTGCCAAAAGCTACCTTACACTAGCAATGCTTTCTGGGATTTTGGGTTTTCTGACTGGGAACTGGTCAATTTTTCCATATGTAACAACGAAGACTGTGGGAATTGAGAAACTGACTCATGCGTATGGGATATTGATGTTCTTTGCTGGACTTGGGAATAGCCTCGGACCACCAATTGTAG GTTGGTTTTACGATTGGACACAAGAGTATGACACTGCATTCTACTTCAGTGGCTTTTGTGTTTTACTGGGaggatttcttctgctgttggCAGCACTACCCTGCTGGAATGCCTGTACCAATCAGGGCTCAAAGCTGCCTCCAAATACTTACTCCTACAAAGCTGCATCTAGTGCTTAG